Proteins co-encoded in one Malus sylvestris chromosome 7, drMalSylv7.2, whole genome shotgun sequence genomic window:
- the LOC126628064 gene encoding uncharacterized protein LOC126628064, with amino-acid sequence MAAVPPSSFKANSSSSAAVDPKLGLLKQIRSHEVAIAELGALSSSRGVYQKNGNLFFRTTIEKASASEQKQIDLAKARLGSLNSS; translated from the exons ATGGCAGCCGTTCCGCCGTCGTCGTTTAAGGCAAATTCGAGCTCTTCCGCGGCAGTGGACCCCAAACTCGGTCTCTTGAAGCAGATACGGAGCCACGAGGTCGCAATTGCAGAGCTCGGTGCTCTTTCATCTTCCCGg GGTGTCTATCAGAAGAATGGCAACTTGTTTTTTCGTACAACAATCGAGAAAGCATCGGCATCTGAACAAA AACAAATTGATTTGGCTAAAGCAAGACTAGGAAGTCTGAATTCTTCTTGA
- the LOC126628062 gene encoding uncharacterized protein LOC126628062 produces the protein MGQILDRLQGKQWRQKQIRRITDKVFDHFKNETGRANLNFEDLYIGVLLVYNDINKRLPGPHFDPPSKDLVKAMMQENDLNLDGEIDREEFAKFIKQLTADTFVVVSQGLILTLVAAPAVAMATKRATEGVPGVGKVVQRLPNSVYASLITLTVLLFQQARQECD, from the exons ATGGGACAGATCCTCGACAGATTACAAG GTAAGCAATGGAGGCAAAAGCAAATAAGGAGGATTACAGATAAGGTGTTTGATCATTTTAAAAATGAGACAGGAAGGGCTAACTTGAATTTTGAGGATCTGTACATCGGTGTACTACTTGTGTACAA TGATATCAATAAGCGTTTACCCGGCCCGCATTTTGATCCACCCTCCAAGGATCTAGTCAAAGCTATGATGCAG GAGAACGATCTCAATCTTGACGGAGAAATTGACCGGGAAGAGTTTGCGAAGTTCATCAAGCAGTTGACAGCAGACACGTTCGTTGTAGTCAGTCAGGGACTGATCCTCACACTGGTTGCAGCACCAGCGGTGGCAATGGCGACAAAGAGAGCTACCGAGGGCGTACCAGGGGTCGGAAAGGTCGTGCAAAGGTTACCCAATTCAGTTTATGCATCCCTTATAACTCTTACTGTCCTGTTGTTTCAGCAAGCGCGCCAGGAGTGCGATTAG